One Sporichthya brevicatena genomic window, GGTCTACGTGCCCGAGGGCTCGATGACCGGCATCAGCCGCAAGCTCCCCGACACCGAGCGGGCGCGGCTCAAGGCCATCCTGAAGAAGGTCGTCCCCGAGGACGCGGGCGTCATCATCCGCACCGCGGCCGAGGGCGCGTCCGAGGCCGAGCTCGCGGCGGACGTCGAGCGGCTGGCCAAGCAGTGGGAGGCCATTCAGAAGAAGGCGAAGTCGGCGTCGGCGCCCGCGCTGCTGCACGGCGAGCCGGACCTGACGATCCGCGTCGTCCGCGACATCTTCAACTCGGACTTCACCTCGCTCGTCGTCGCCGGCGACGCCGCCTGGACCGAGGTCTCGGAGTACGTCGACAGCGCCGCGCCCGACCTGCGCGACCGCGTCTCGCAGTGGACGGCCGAGCAGGACGTGTTCGCCGCGCACCGCATCGACGAGCAGATTCTGAAGGCCCTCGACCGCAAGGTGTGGCTGCCCTCGGGCGGTTCGCTGGTGATCGACCGGACCGAGGCCATGACGGTCGTCGACGTCAACACCGGCAAGTTCACCGGGCAGGGCGGCAACCTCGAGGAGACCGTCACCCGCAACAACCTGGAGGCGGCGGAGGAGATCGTCCGCCAGCTCCGGCTGCGGGACATCGGCGGGATCATCGTCGTCGACTTCATCGACATGGTCCTGGAGTCGAACCGCGAGCTCGTGCTGCGCCGCCTCGTCGAGTGCCTCGGCCGGGACCGCACCAAGCACCAGGTCGCCGAGGTCACCTCGCTCGGCCTGGTCCAGATGACGCGCAAGAAGATCGGGCAGGGCCTGCTCGAGGCGTTCTCCCACAGCTGTGAGCACTGCAACGGCCGCGGCATCGTCGTGCGGACCGAGCAGCCCGACCGGGCGGCGGCGGTCCCGAAGCCCGGCCCGCCGGCTCAGCGCGGTCCCGCCGACGCGGACGCCCCGGCGGCCTCGGGCCGCTCCCGGCGTCGCCGGGGCGGCCGGGGTCGCAGCGACGCCGACGCGGCCGCTCCGACCGAGTCGACCGACCTCCCCGACGAGGCCCTCGCCCTCGAGGCGGAGACCGAGGCGGACGCGGTCGTCGAGGACGCCCCCGCGCTGACCAGCACCGACGTCGACGAGGCGGCGGCCGCAGGAGCCGCCGACGCGGCCGCGCAGACGCCGGAGGAGACCGGTCCGTCCACCGTGACCGCCTCGCCGGACGACCCGGATGCCGCGGTCGAGGAGGAGCCCGAGGCGAAGCCGGCTCGGCGCCGTCGCCGGGCGTCCTCGCCGGTGAAGGCACCGGAACCGGTGACGGCATGAACCCCGGCCCGAACCCCGGCCCGGGCCTCGGTTTGAGGCGAGGTCTCCGGCTCAGGTAGCCTGACCCGTCGGCGCTGCGCGTCATGGTCTCGCGCGCGCCCACCGAGCAGTTCCACAGCAGTTGCAGTTGTCGTGTTTCGATCCACAGAGAGTGAGCCCGCGGTGTACGCGATCGTCCGCGCCGGCGGCCGTCAGGAGAAGGTCGCCACCGGCGACGTCGTCGAGCTCGACCGTGTCAGCGGCGAGCCCGGTTCCACGCTGGAGCTTCCGGCCGTGCTGCTGGTGGACGGTTCGTCCGTCACCAGCGACGCCGCTGCCCTGGCGAAGGTGAAGGTCACCGCCGAGGTGGTCGCCCACACCAAGGGCCCGAAGATCGAGATCCTGCACTACAAGAACAAGTCGGGGCACCGCGTCCGCCAGGGTCACCGCTCGAAGCTGACCCAGGTGAAGGTCACCGGCATCACCACCGGGAAGTAGGGGCACGCGTCATGGCACACAAGAAGGGCGCGTCGTCCACGCGCAACGGTCGCGACTCCAACGCGCAGCGCCTCGGCGTCAAGCGCTTCGGTGGCCAGGTCGTCAACGCCGGCGAGATCATCGTCCGGCAGCGCGGCACCCACTTCCACCCCGGTTTGAACGTCGGCCGTGGCGGTGACGACACTCTGTTCGCGCTCACCGCGGGCGCCGTGGAGTTCGGCACCCGTCGGGGTCGCAAGGTCGTCAACATCGTTCCGGCGGAGTAACCGCCACCGCAATCTTCGCTCCGAGGGTGGCCCGCGCGCTGCGGTCCACCCTCGTCGCGTGTCTGGAGAGAAGTTCGTGACCACCTTCGTCGACCGCGTGGTGCTGCACGTGGCTGCCGGCGACGGCGGGGACGGCTGCGCCTCCATCCACCGCGAGAAGTTCAAGCCGCTCGGCGGCCCCGACGGCGGCAACGGCGGGCGCGGCGGCGACGTCGTCCTGGTCGTCGACCCCGGCGTGACGACGCTGCTCGACTACCACCACTCGCCGCACCGCCGGGCCGCCTCCGGCAAGGCCGGCCAGGGGAGCAACCGCAGCGGCGCGGACGGCGCCGACATCGAGCTGCGCGTCCCCGACGGCACCTCGGTGACCACGGTCGACGGGCAGTTCGTCACCGACCTGCTCGGCCCCGGCACCCGCTTCGTGCTCGCCCAGGGCGGCCGTGGCGGGCTCGGGAACGCCGCCCTCGCCTCGACCCGCCGCAAGGCGCCCGGCTTCGCGCTGCTCGGCGAGCCGGGGGAGTCGCTCTCGGTCGTCCTGGAGCTCAAGTCGGTCGCGGACGTCGCGCTCGTCGGGTACCCGAGCGCCGGCAAGTCCTCGCTGATCGCGGCGATGTCCGCCGCGCGGCCGAAGATCGCCGACTACCCGTTCACCACCCTCGTGCCGAACCTCGGTGTCGTGCAGGCCGGCGACGTGCGGTTCACGATCGCGGACGTGCCCGGCCTGATCCCCGGGGCGTCGCAGGGCAAGGGCCTGGGGCTGGAGTTCCTGCGGCACGTCGAGCGCTGCTCCGTGCTCGTGCACGTGCTCGACTGCGCGACGCTGGAGCCCGGCCGCGACCCGATCTCCGACCTGGACGTCATCGAGTCCGAGCTGGCCTCCTACGGCGGTCTGGAGGACCGGCCGCGCATCGTGGCGCTGAACAAGGTCGACATCCCCGAAGGCCGTGACCTGGCCGAGCTCGTGCGCCCCGACCTGGAGGCCCGCGGCCTGCGGGTGCTGGAGGTGTCCGCGGTCAGCCACGACGGCCTGCGGGCGCTCGGGTTCGCGCTCGCGGAGCTCGTCACCGCCGCCCGGGCCGCCGCGCCCGCCCCCGAGCCGGAGCGGATCGTCCTGCGCCCCGCCGCGGTGGGGGAGAGCGGCTTCACCGTCACCAAGGAGCAGACCGACGAGGGCGTGGCCTACGTCGTCCGGGGCGAGAAGCCCCGGCGCTGGGTGCGCCAGACGGACTTCTCCAACCCCGAGGCCGTCGGCTACCTCGCCGACCGGCTCGCCCGCCTCGGGATCGAGGAGCAGCTGTTCAAGCTCGGCGCGCAGGAGGGCGACACGGTCATCATCGCCGGCCGCGTCACGCCCGCGGCGCCGGACGGACTCGGCGACGACGCCGTCGTCTTCGACTGGGAACCGACGATCGCCGCGGGGGCCGAGCTCCTCCACGGGCGTCGGGGGACGGACCTGCGCCTGGAGGGTCGGTGACCCCGGCCCGGGCGGGCCGTCGCGGGGACGTCCTCGCCGCCCGCCGCGTCGTCGTCAAGATCGGGTCGTCCTCGCTGACCACCGCGCGCGGGGGGATCGACAACGAGCGCGTCGACGCCCTCGTGGACGTGATCGCCGCGCGGCGCAAGGCCGGTGTCGACGTCGTGCTCGTCTCGTCCGGTGCGATCGCTGCCGGGCTCGCACCACTGTCGCTCAAGACCCGTCCGAAGGACCTCGCCACCCAGCAGGCGGCGGCCAGCGTCGGGCAGGGTCTGCTGGTCGCGCGGTACGCACAATCCTTTGCCCGCTACAACCTGACGGTCGGTCAGGTCCTGTTGACCGCCGAGGACATGATCCGGCGCGCGCACCACCGCAACGCCCAGCGGACCCTGTACCGGCTGCTGGAGATGCGGGCCGTCCCGATCGTCAACGAGAACGACACGGTGGCGACCCACGAGATCCGGTTCGGCGACAACGACCGGCTCGCGGCGCTGGTGGCGCACCTGGTCCACGCGGACCTGCTCGTGCTGCTCTCCGACGTCGACGGGCTCTACGACGGCGACCCCCGCAAGCCGGGCGCGACGCTGATCTCCGAGGTGCGGGGTCCGCAGGACCTCGACGGGGTCGTGCTCGGCCGGGCCGGGTCGGCCGGCGTCGGCACCGGGGGCATGACCACCAAGGTCGACGCGGCCCGTATCGCGACCACGGCCGGCATCCCGGTCGTCCTCGCCGCCGCGGCGTCCGCCGACGCGGCCCTCACCGGGGGACCGGTCGGCACCCACTTCACGAAGACCGGGCGCAGGGCGGCCACGCGCCTGCTCTGGCTCGCCCACGCGACCACCCCGCGCGGGTCGCTGACGCTGGACGCCGGAGCGGTGAAAGCCGTGGTCGGAGGCCGGAAATCGCTCCTGCCGGCGGGCGTGACGGGGGTCGCCGGGACGTTCGTCGCCGGAGATCCCGTGGACCTTCTGGACGAAAACGGTCACGCGGTGGCCCGCGGGCTGGTCAACTTTGATGCGGCAGAGATTCCGGGTCTGCTCGGGCGCTCGACCCGGGACCTCGCCGCAGAACTGGGACCGGCGTACGAACGCGAGATCGTCCATCGGGACGACCTGGTACTCCTCCGCCACTCTCCGTAACTGACCGGAATCGAAAGGCCACCGTGGACGATCCCTCAGGTGTTTTCCGCGGACGGTTGCGCGCCGTCGACGGCAACGGCGGTGACGGTGAGCGACTGTGGCACGTCACCGTCACGGTCGCCGGACCCGCGGTCTGCCCGGACGAGGTCCGCGCCGGGCTGGAGCGGCTCGGGCTCGACCACCCGTTCCTGATGTCGGGCCGCTACGCCGCCGACCGGGCCGAGGTCCGGTACTGGGAGGAGGCCCCGGACGTCCACGACGCCCTGGCCATGGCCCTGCGCCTGTGGGGGGAGCACCGCATCACCGCGGGCCTCCCGGCCTGGTCGATCGTCGGCCTCGAGGTCGTCGACCGCGAGACCTACCGCCGCCGCGGCGGCACGACGCCCCTGGTCAGCCCCGGCGTCCGCCCCTTCTGACCGCCCCCGGCCCCCCGGCCCCGTCAAAAAAGGGTGACACCCTTTTTTGACAGGGCGGCTGACCTGCGGAAATCGCGGTGCGAGGCGCGGACGGACGCGAACTAGACTCGCGGTCATGAGCGACGAGACCGCTGTCCTCGACACCGCCCGCCGGGCCCGCGTGGCCGCGACCGACCTGGCCGTGGCCTCCCGGGCCACCAAGGACGCCGCGCTGCACGCGATGGCCGACGCCCTGCTCGCCGCGGCGCCGCAGATCCTGGAGGCCAACGCCGCCGACTGCGCGCGCGCCGAGGCCGGGGGGACGCCGCCGGCGATCATCGACCGGCTGCGGCTGGACGACGGGCGCATCGCCGGCATGGCCCAGGGCCTGCGGGACGTCGCCGGGCTGCCCGACCCGGTCGGGGAGGTCGTCCGCGGCTCGACGCTGCCGAACGGCCTGGAGCTGCGGCAGGTCCGCGTCCCGTTCGGGGTCGTCGGGATCATCTACGAGGCCCGCCCGAACGTGACCGCCGACGGCGCCGGCCTGGCGCTGAAGTCCGGCAACGCGGTGCTGCTGCGCGGCTCGTCCTCGGCGAAGGCGTCCAACACCGCGATCGTGGCCGCGCTGCGCGACGGGATCGTGTCCGCCGCCCTGCCCGCCGACGCCGTCCAGCTCGTCCCCGGCGACACGCACGACGCCGTCAAGCACCTGATGCGCGCCCGCGGCCTGGTCGACGTCCTGATCCCGCGCGGCGGGGCGTCGCTGATCAAGTCGGTCGTCGAGGAGTCGACGGTGCCGGTGATCGAGACCGGCGTCGGCAACTGCCACGTCTATGTCGACGCGGACGCCGACCTCGACGTCGCCGAGAGGATTCTCGTCAACGCCAAGGCGCAACGCCCGAGCGTCTGCAACGCGGCCGAGACCGTCCTCGTGCACGCCGACGTCGCGGAGGCGTTCGTCCCGCGGGCCGTGGCGGCGCTGGGCCAGGTCGGCGTCACGGTCCACGGCGACGCCGAGTTCGCCCGCCTCGCCGGCGCCGAGGTGGTCCCCGCGACCGCCGAGGACTGGGACACCGAGTACCTCAGCCTCGACATCGCCGCCGCCGTCGTCCCGTCGCTCGAGGACGCGATCACCCACATCCGCGAGCACGGATCCGGCCACACCGAGGCGATCGTGACCCGCAGCCAGGGCGCTGCGCGCCGGTTCGTCGCGGCCGTCGACGCCGCCGCGGTCGTCGTCAACGCCTCGACCCGGTTCACCGACGGCGGGGAGTTCGGCTTCGGCGCCGAGATCGGCATCTCGACCCAGAAGCTCCACGCCCGCGGCCCCATGGGCCTCCCGGAGCTGACCAGCACCAAGTACGTCGTCACCGGCGACGGCCACATCCGCGGCTGACCCACCCCTGCGGGATGACGTCCCGCAGCGGTGGGGTGTCGGCCCTGGTGCGGGCTGACACGGGGGTCTGCGGGACGTCATCCCGCAGCGGTGGGGTGTCGGCCCTGGTGCGGGCTGACACGGGGGGTCTGCGGGACGTCATCCCGCGAGGAGGTGGGCCTCGATCTCGGCCGGGAGGCCGTGGACGGGGCGGTCGGGGCGCTGGGGCGGCCGGGGCTCGGCCTGGAGCCAGGCCCAGGTGTCGGCGACGGTGTCGCGGACCGGGCGGCAGGCCAGGCCGGTCGCGGCGGCGAGGGAGGTGTCGGACTCCAGGAAGCCGGCGAACTCGCCGGACTCCGGGACCCAGCAGGGCAGGTGGGTCCACGGCTGGGCACCGGCGGCCGCGAGGCGCTCCTCGTCGACCCAGACCAGCCGGGCGTCGGAGCCGGTCACCTCGACGCAGGCCTGCAGCAGGTCGGCCGTCGTCGCGTGCCCGGAGCGGCTGACGACGTCCACGGGGCCCGCGAGGTCTCCCGCGACGCCGTCCAGGAGCCAGCGGGCGAGGTCGCGGGCGTCGACGTACTGCAGGGGCCGCGCGGGCCGTCCCGGGGCCACCACGGGGCCGCCGCGGGCGATCCGGTCCAGCCACCAGGGCAGCCGGCCGATGTCCTCGTGCGGGCCCAGGATGAGCCCCGCGCGGGCGAGGACGGCGTCGGGGAAGACCTCGGTCAGGGCGAGTTCGGCGCCGCGCTTGACCGCGGCGTAGTCGCCGTCGGTGGCGGCCGGGTCGCCGGCGACGACCGGCGAGGACTCGTTTCCGTGCGCGCCCCACTCGTACACCGACAGCGACGAGACGTACCCGAGCCGGCCCGCGCGGCCCCGGAGCAGGCGCGCGGAGAGCCCGGCGACCGCCGGCGCCCCGGCCCAGGTGTCGACGACGGCGTCCCAGGTCCCGTCGCCCAGGGCGTCCGCGAGAGCGGCCTCGGACGTCCGGTCGGCGGTCCGGACGCGGACCCCGGCGGGCAGCGCGCCGGTCAGCCCCCGGTGCACCGCGGTGACCTCCCAGCCCCGCGCCAACGCGTCGTCCACGAGCGCGCGCCCGACGAACCGCGTCCCGCCGAGCACCAGGAGTCGCATGCCGCCCACTCTGCCAAGAAGGGGACGTGAAATGCTGCGTCCTGACGCCTGTCCGCAGTAGTGAGCCGCAAGATCCAGGAGAGCCGACGCCGTGATCGTGCAGACCGTGACCAACATCGTGGTTGCCGCCGAGGCCGAGCACGCCGAGCGCACCCAGCACGAGCCCTACCTGGTCGGGGTCTCCGTGTTCGTCGTGCTCACCCTGATGCTGCTCGGCACGCTGTCCTTCAACCGCCACAAGTGACGCCAGCCCGGCGGTGACCCCTGGTGCGGACGCTGCCGTGAGCGCGCCGGGACCTCGCCTCGGGGTGATGGGCGGCACCTTCGACCCGATCCACCACGGGCACCTCGTGGCCGCGGCGGCCGTCGCGGACTCCTTCGGCCTCGACGAGGTCGTCTTCGTGCCCACCGGGCAGCCGTGGCAGAAGGAGGGGCGCGAGGTCGCGCCCGCCGAGGACCGTTACCTGATGACCGTGATCGCGACCGCCTCGAACCCGCGGTTCTCGGTCAGCCGCGTCGACATCGACCGGCCCGGCCCGACGTACACGATCGACACCCTGCGCGACCTGCGCGACGCCTACGGCCCGGGCACCGAACTGTTCTTCATCACCGGCGCGGACGCGCTCTCGGAGATCCTCACCTGGCGCGATCCGGCGACGCTGTTCGAACTCGCCCACTTCGTCGGCTGCACCCGGCCGGGCCACGCGCTCGCGGACCCGGGCCTGCCCGGCGCGAAGGTGAGCCTGGTCGAGATCCCCGCGCTCGCGATCTCCTCGACGGACTGCCGCGCCCGCGTCGCCACCGACCGGTCCATCCAGTACCTCGTCCCCGACGGCGTCATGCAGTACATCGCCAAGCGCCGTCTCTACCGGTCGTGAGCCGCGGCATGAGCGACGACGGGCCGGAGACGCCCCCCGCGCCGGGGGAGCAGGCAGGCGAGAAGGCGTACAGCACCGAGCAGTTCGCGTTCGTCGAGGCCGACTCCGAGGCCGACGAGGAGGTCTCGAGCTGGCTGAACTTCATGCACTCGCGGGCCGGCCGGAAGGTCGACCGGCGGGAGCAGCGGCGGGAACGCCGGCTGCTGCTCGGGGTGACGCTGGGTCTGATCGCGTTGATCGCCGGGGTCGTGTTCTGGAAGCCGTGGAGCTCGTCGGGGGAGTCGGTCGACACCGGCCACCACGTGATGGGCCAGGACCGCGTCGCGGTGCTGTTCCAGGTCCAGGCCGCGAACTCGGAGGCCGCGACGTCGGCGATCCTGCTGCACGACCGGCGCGGGGGAGGCAAGGGCGCCCTCGTGACCGTGCCCGCCGACCTCGTCCTGCCCGTCGAGGGTGAGGGCCGCCTGACGCTGCGCAGCGCCCTCGCCGAGGCGGGCCCGACGCTGACGCGCGAGGCGCTCGCGGAGCTGCTCGGGGTTCCGCTCGTCGGCAGCTGGGTCCTCGACCAGACCGAGTTCACCCTGCTGGTCGACCGGCTCGGCGGCATCCGCGTCGGGGAACAGAATCTGACGGGGGCTCAGGCCCTCGCGCGCGTCCGGAACGCGGACACCGCGAAGGACGTCCTGACCGCGTTCACCGGCGCCTTCCCGGGCGGGTTCGGCGCCGGGCGTGACCTGCTGCTCGACTTCGGCATCCTCGCCGCGCCCGGTCTGCCCGTCGACCTGCTCGGGGCGGTCGTCACGGGCCTGTCCCGGGACGGCGCCGCGGGCAAGCTCGGGGTCGCCGTGCTGCCGCTCGACGACTCGGGCCACGGACTGGACGTGGCCGCGGCACTGCCGGTCGTCCGGGACCTGCTCGGCGGCGAGCCGGGCGAGGGGCGCGGGGACGCGACGCCGCGCATCCAGGTCCAGCTCGCGCCGAACGCCGGCATCCGCGAGTCGGACGTCCGCGCCGACGTCCTCAACGCCGGCTACGAGTACGTCGACGGC contains:
- the rplU gene encoding 50S ribosomal protein L21; translation: MYAIVRAGGRQEKVATGDVVELDRVSGEPGSTLELPAVLLVDGSSVTSDAAALAKVKVTAEVVAHTKGPKIEILHYKNKSGHRVRQGHRSKLTQVKVTGITTGK
- the rpmA gene encoding 50S ribosomal protein L27, translating into MAHKKGASSTRNGRDSNAQRLGVKRFGGQVVNAGEIIVRQRGTHFHPGLNVGRGGDDTLFALTAGAVEFGTRRGRKVVNIVPAE
- the obgE gene encoding GTPase ObgE, with the protein product MTTFVDRVVLHVAAGDGGDGCASIHREKFKPLGGPDGGNGGRGGDVVLVVDPGVTTLLDYHHSPHRRAASGKAGQGSNRSGADGADIELRVPDGTSVTTVDGQFVTDLLGPGTRFVLAQGGRGGLGNAALASTRRKAPGFALLGEPGESLSVVLELKSVADVALVGYPSAGKSSLIAAMSAARPKIADYPFTTLVPNLGVVQAGDVRFTIADVPGLIPGASQGKGLGLEFLRHVERCSVLVHVLDCATLEPGRDPISDLDVIESELASYGGLEDRPRIVALNKVDIPEGRDLAELVRPDLEARGLRVLEVSAVSHDGLRALGFALAELVTAARAAAPAPEPERIVLRPAAVGESGFTVTKEQTDEGVAYVVRGEKPRRWVRQTDFSNPEAVGYLADRLARLGIEEQLFKLGAQEGDTVIIAGRVTPAAPDGLGDDAVVFDWEPTIAAGAELLHGRRGTDLRLEGR
- the proB gene encoding glutamate 5-kinase gives rise to the protein MTPARAGRRGDVLAARRVVVKIGSSSLTTARGGIDNERVDALVDVIAARRKAGVDVVLVSSGAIAAGLAPLSLKTRPKDLATQQAAASVGQGLLVARYAQSFARYNLTVGQVLLTAEDMIRRAHHRNAQRTLYRLLEMRAVPIVNENDTVATHEIRFGDNDRLAALVAHLVHADLLVLLSDVDGLYDGDPRKPGATLISEVRGPQDLDGVVLGRAGSAGVGTGGMTTKVDAARIATTAGIPVVLAAAASADAALTGGPVGTHFTKTGRRAATRLLWLAHATTPRGSLTLDAGAVKAVVGGRKSLLPAGVTGVAGTFVAGDPVDLLDENGHAVARGLVNFDAAEIPGLLGRSTRDLAAELGPAYEREIVHRDDLVLLRHSP
- a CDS encoding glutamate-5-semialdehyde dehydrogenase, giving the protein MSDETAVLDTARRARVAATDLAVASRATKDAALHAMADALLAAAPQILEANAADCARAEAGGTPPAIIDRLRLDDGRIAGMAQGLRDVAGLPDPVGEVVRGSTLPNGLELRQVRVPFGVVGIIYEARPNVTADGAGLALKSGNAVLLRGSSSAKASNTAIVAALRDGIVSAALPADAVQLVPGDTHDAVKHLMRARGLVDVLIPRGGASLIKSVVEESTVPVIETGVGNCHVYVDADADLDVAERILVNAKAQRPSVCNAAETVLVHADVAEAFVPRAVAALGQVGVTVHGDAEFARLAGAEVVPATAEDWDTEYLSLDIAAAVVPSLEDAITHIREHGSGHTEAIVTRSQGAARRFVAAVDAAAVVVNASTRFTDGGEFGFGAEIGISTQKLHARGPMGLPELTSTKYVVTGDGHIRG
- a CDS encoding NAD-dependent epimerase/dehydratase family protein, which produces MRLLVLGGTRFVGRALVDDALARGWEVTAVHRGLTGALPAGVRVRTADRTSEAALADALGDGTWDAVVDTWAGAPAVAGLSARLLRGRAGRLGYVSSLSVYEWGAHGNESSPVVAGDPAATDGDYAAVKRGAELALTEVFPDAVLARAGLILGPHEDIGRLPWWLDRIARGGPVVAPGRPARPLQYVDARDLARWLLDGVAGDLAGPVDVVSRSGHATTADLLQACVEVTGSDARLVWVDEERLAAAGAQPWTHLPCWVPESGEFAGFLESDTSLAAATGLACRPVRDTVADTWAWLQAEPRPPQRPDRPVHGLPAEIEAHLLAG
- the nadD gene encoding nicotinate-nucleotide adenylyltransferase, coding for MGGTFDPIHHGHLVAAAAVADSFGLDEVVFVPTGQPWQKEGREVAPAEDRYLMTVIATASNPRFSVSRVDIDRPGPTYTIDTLRDLRDAYGPGTELFFITGADALSEILTWRDPATLFELAHFVGCTRPGHALADPGLPGAKVSLVEIPALAISSTDCRARVATDRSIQYLVPDGVMQYIAKRRLYRS